A genome region from Thalassococcus arenae includes the following:
- a CDS encoding aspartate carbamoyltransferase catalytic subunit: protein MQINGSETGIVRLFHLDLPREAVERFTTQAGTGEWPLKYALGAKTLRADFVDVVDIRDLGDMVLSDYLAQAHNATGSDFRALRQRIDALRGHAVVIPSQAFGNTAQTLTVANPLRWIGTFGEVKPKSPGPKLQSDAARPGESRPADTQPPIRTSGALRLATLGLGVLAILLLALFLR, encoded by the coding sequence ATGCAGATCAACGGATCGGAAACCGGCATCGTGCGGCTGTTTCACCTCGACCTCCCGCGCGAAGCGGTCGAACGGTTCACCACGCAAGCGGGCACCGGTGAATGGCCGCTGAAATACGCCCTGGGCGCCAAGACCCTGCGCGCCGATTTCGTCGATGTCGTCGATATCCGCGATCTGGGCGATATGGTCCTGTCGGACTACCTGGCGCAGGCGCATAACGCGACGGGGTCGGATTTCCGTGCGTTGCGGCAGCGTATCGATGCGCTCAGGGGACACGCGGTCGTCATCCCCTCGCAAGCCTTCGGCAACACGGCACAGACGCTGACCGTGGCCAACCCGTTGCGCTGGATCGGCACCTTCGGCGAGGTCAAGCCCAAGAGCCCCGGCCCCAAACTGCAAAGCGACGCCGCCAGGCCCGGCGAAAGCCGCCCGGCCGACACGCAGCCGCCGATCCGGACCAGCGGCGCATTGCGGCTCGCAACCCTGGGTCTCGGCGTGCTGGCGATCCTGCTGCTGGCGCTGTTCCTGCGGTGA
- a CDS encoding aspartate carbamoyltransferase catalytic subunit, whose amino-acid sequence MTGATETGSGQSGWDGILADGEMVVWQGKPSRRLRIGRVDMARTGMGLVFVVFAIFWISQTAPTAGSGMARVFSLAGLLFLAIGLYNAGGHLVWRGFKHRFTTYTLSDRRAFIATNLPLQGRRLQSHPIAPDAAVALEDGEPGSVWFAHRHVGHDSGSRRVPVGFENISAPRAVYDLVRLVQRGAA is encoded by the coding sequence GTGACCGGCGCCACCGAAACCGGTTCCGGACAGTCGGGCTGGGACGGCATCCTTGCTGACGGCGAGATGGTTGTCTGGCAGGGCAAACCCAGCCGACGCCTGCGGATCGGACGTGTCGACATGGCGCGCACCGGAATGGGCCTGGTCTTTGTCGTGTTCGCCATCTTCTGGATCAGCCAGACCGCGCCGACCGCCGGTAGCGGCATGGCGCGTGTCTTCTCGCTGGCGGGCCTGCTGTTTCTGGCCATCGGGCTTTACAATGCCGGCGGGCACCTCGTTTGGCGCGGCTTCAAGCACCGCTTCACCACCTACACGCTCAGCGACCGGCGCGCCTTTATCGCGACGAACCTGCCGTTGCAGGGCCGCCGTCTGCAAAGCCACCCCATCGCGCCGGACGCCGCCGTGGCGCTGGAGGATGGCGAACCCGGATCGGTCTGGTTCGCGCATCGCCATGTCGGCCACGACAGCGGCAGCCGCCGCGTGCCGGTCGGGTTCGAGAACATCAGCGCGCCGCGCGCGGTCTACGACCTGGTGCGCCTTGTGCAGCGGGGCGCGGCATGA
- the pyrC gene encoding dihydroorotase, which translates to MTKILIANARLIDPEAGTDAPGAVLLDKGRIAERFDTPHPQVADAAVIDANGACLAPGIVDIGVKVGEPGERHKESFKTAGLAAAAGGVTTIVTRPDTAPAIDTPETLEFIRRRANETAPVNVLPMAALTKGRQGREMTEIGFLMDAGAVAFTDCDAVVADTKVLARAMTYAASLGALVMGHPQEPVLSAGAAATSGKFATLRGLPAVSPMAERLGLERDLALAEMTGVAYHADQITTARALPALDRARQAGLDATAGTSMHHLTLNELDVSDYRTFFKVKPPLRSEDDRLAMVAALRDGRIDIVGSFHTPQDEESKRLPFEEAASGAVGLETMLPVLLRLYHAEEVDLPTLFRALSLNPAKRLALDCGRLARGAPADLVMFDPDKPFVLDRFQLQSKSKNTPFDGARLQGKVLRTFVAGKEVYAA; encoded by the coding sequence ATGACCAAGATCCTGATCGCCAATGCCCGCCTGATCGACCCAGAGGCCGGCACCGACGCGCCGGGCGCGGTGCTGCTCGACAAGGGCCGGATCGCCGAACGTTTCGACACGCCCCATCCGCAAGTCGCCGACGCGGCGGTGATCGACGCGAATGGCGCCTGCCTGGCGCCGGGCATCGTCGATATCGGCGTCAAGGTTGGCGAACCGGGCGAGCGCCACAAGGAAAGCTTCAAGACCGCGGGTCTGGCCGCCGCGGCGGGCGGCGTCACCACCATCGTCACCCGGCCCGACACGGCGCCCGCCATCGACACGCCCGAGACGCTGGAATTCATCCGCCGCCGCGCCAACGAGACCGCACCGGTCAACGTGCTGCCGATGGCGGCGCTGACCAAGGGCCGGCAGGGGCGCGAGATGACCGAGATCGGGTTCCTGATGGATGCCGGGGCCGTCGCCTTCACCGATTGCGACGCCGTGGTCGCCGACACCAAGGTGCTGGCCCGCGCAATGACCTATGCCGCGTCGCTGGGTGCGCTGGTCATGGGCCATCCGCAGGAACCGGTGCTGTCGGCCGGGGCCGCGGCCACCTCGGGCAAGTTCGCCACGCTGCGCGGCCTGCCCGCCGTCTCGCCGATGGCCGAAAGACTGGGGCTGGAACGCGACCTGGCGCTGGCCGAAATGACCGGCGTCGCCTATCACGCGGACCAGATCACCACCGCCCGCGCCCTGCCGGCGCTCGACCGGGCGCGGCAGGCCGGTCTCGACGCGACCGCCGGCACCTCGATGCATCACCTGACGCTGAACGAGCTGGACGTTTCGGATTACCGCACCTTCTTCAAGGTCAAGCCGCCGCTGCGTTCCGAAGACGATCGCCTGGCGATGGTCGCCGCCCTGCGCGACGGGCGGATCGACATCGTGGGGTCGTTCCACACGCCGCAGGACGAGGAAAGCAAGCGCCTGCCCTTCGAGGAAGCCGCCAGCGGCGCGGTGGGCCTGGAAACCATGCTGCCGGTGCTGCTGCGGCTCTATCACGCCGAAGAAGTCGACCTGCCGACGCTGTTCCGCGCGCTGTCGCTGAACCCGGCGAAACGGCTGGCGCTGGATTGCGGCAGGTTGGCCAGGGGCGCACCGGCCGACCTGGTGATGTTCGACCCGGACAAGCCGTTCGTCCTGGACCGCTTTCAGCTGCAATCGAAATCCAAGAACACGCCGTTTGACGGCGCGCGCCTGCAAGGTAAGGTCCTGCGCACCTTCGTCGCCGGAAAAGAGGTCTACGCCGCCTGA
- the plsY gene encoding glycerol-3-phosphate 1-O-acyltransferase PlsY — protein MPEIASSLPVLLVWAALGYLLGSIPFGMVLSRVFGLGDLRKIGSGNIGATNVLRTGHKGAAAGTLLLDGGKGAVAVLLARALAGEDAAQLAGLAAFVGHCYPVWLGFRGGKGVATFLGIVLALAWPVGLLCCATWLAGAAASRISSVGALAASASSAVWALITGHGQITLLCLALTALIFWRHRANLARLRAGTEPRIGAKG, from the coding sequence ATGCCCGAGATCGCCTCCTCTCTGCCCGTCCTGCTGGTCTGGGCGGCTCTGGGATACCTGCTGGGGTCGATCCCGTTCGGCATGGTGCTCAGCCGCGTGTTCGGGCTTGGCGATCTGCGCAAGATCGGGTCGGGCAATATCGGTGCGACCAACGTGCTGCGCACCGGTCACAAGGGCGCCGCGGCGGGCACGCTTTTGCTGGACGGGGGCAAGGGCGCGGTGGCGGTGCTGCTGGCGCGCGCCCTGGCGGGCGAAGACGCGGCACAGCTTGCGGGGCTGGCGGCCTTTGTCGGCCATTGCTACCCGGTCTGGCTGGGCTTTCGCGGCGGCAAGGGCGTGGCGACGTTCCTGGGCATCGTGCTGGCGCTGGCCTGGCCGGTGGGCCTGCTGTGCTGCGCCACCTGGCTGGCGGGCGCGGCGGCCTCGCGCATCTCGTCGGTCGGCGCGCTGGCGGCGTCTGCATCCAGCGCGGTTTGGGCCCTGATCACCGGCCACGGCCAGATCACGCTGCTTTGCCTGGCGTTGACTGCGCTGATCTTCTGGCGCCACCGCGCCAACCTGGCCCGGCTGCGCGCCGGGACCGAGCCGCGCATCGGCGCCAAGGGCTAG
- a CDS encoding alpha/beta fold hydrolase, whose amino-acid sequence MPDLTVGGTAIHVNTLGSGAARVLALHCGLGRSGMWSGVAAALADRATLIAPDFPSHGASAPWAPTPDLHSQATDVAAALLQEGIHLLGHSFGATVALRVALENPGRVASLTLVEPVLFAAADGAVRDAHRVQDEEFHAAFVAGDHAKSARLFNRLWGGGLKWDALPQQTRDAMTAGMPFIVATGPALWDDVHGMLAPGRLEALPTPVALLRGSETQPIIAAIHAGLVRRIRDARDIVVPGGDHMLVLGHPDAVARAVQAHLERRAA is encoded by the coding sequence ATGCCTGACCTGACGGTCGGCGGCACCGCCATCCATGTGAACACGCTGGGATCCGGTGCCGCGCGGGTGCTGGCGCTGCATTGCGGTCTGGGTCGATCGGGCATGTGGTCCGGCGTGGCGGCGGCGCTCGCGGATCGTGCGACGCTGATCGCCCCGGATTTCCCCAGTCACGGCGCCAGCGCCCCCTGGGCCCCGACGCCCGACCTGCACAGCCAGGCGACCGACGTGGCCGCGGCTCTTTTGCAGGAAGGCATCCATCTGTTGGGTCACAGTTTCGGCGCGACGGTGGCGTTGCGTGTGGCGCTGGAAAACCCCGGCCGCGTGGCGTCTCTGACACTGGTCGAACCGGTGTTGTTCGCCGCCGCGGACGGGGCGGTGCGCGATGCGCACCGGGTGCAGGACGAGGAATTCCATGCCGCCTTCGTCGCGGGCGATCACGCCAAGTCGGCACGGTTGTTCAACCGTCTGTGGGGCGGTGGGCTGAAATGGGATGCTCTGCCGCAGCAGACCCGCGACGCGATGACGGCGGGCATGCCTTTCATCGTGGCGACCGGCCCGGCCCTTTGGGACGACGTGCACGGCATGCTGGCTCCGGGTCGGCTCGAGGCTTTGCCGACGCCGGTGGCACTGCTGCGGGGCAGCGAAACGCAACCGATCATCGCGGCCATTCATGCCGGGCTGGTGCGGCGCATTCGCGATGCGCGCGACATCGTCGTGCCGGGAGGCGACCACATGCTGGTGCTCGGCCATCCCGATGCGGTGGCGCGGGCGGTGCAGGCGCATCTGGAGCGGCGGGCGGCTTAG
- a CDS encoding 2-hydroxychromene-2-carboxylate isomerase, which yields MAHIDYYFSTLSPYTYLGGTRLEEIAARHGATIAYKPLDVIALFARTGGTPPKDRHPNRQAYRLQELTRQSKKTGLPLNLKPAHWPTNGAPSSYAVIAAQNAGGGDMGKLVHAILRACWAEDKDVADDAVIRAALSEAGFDPALADSGLLQGAETYAANLEEAVERGAFGAPFYITDSGQHFWGQDRLDDLDLHLAGKL from the coding sequence ATGGCCCATATCGACTATTATTTCTCGACGCTCTCGCCCTATACCTATCTGGGTGGAACGCGGCTCGAGGAGATCGCGGCGCGTCACGGGGCCACCATCGCCTACAAGCCGCTGGACGTGATCGCGCTGTTCGCCCGCACCGGGGGCACGCCGCCCAAGGATCGCCATCCGAACCGGCAGGCCTATCGCCTTCAGGAACTGACCCGGCAGTCCAAGAAGACCGGGCTGCCACTGAACCTCAAGCCCGCGCATTGGCCCACCAACGGAGCGCCGTCCTCCTACGCGGTGATCGCGGCGCAGAACGCCGGGGGCGGCGACATGGGCAAGCTGGTGCACGCGATCCTGCGCGCCTGCTGGGCCGAGGACAAGGACGTGGCCGATGATGCGGTGATCCGCGCAGCGCTGAGCGAGGCGGGATTCGATCCGGCGCTGGCCGATAGCGGGCTGTTGCAGGGCGCCGAGACCTATGCCGCCAACCTGGAAGAGGCGGTCGAGCGCGGCGCTTTCGGCGCACCGTTCTACATCACCGACAGCGGCCAGCATTTCTGGGGGCAGGACCGGCTGGACGACCTGGACCTGCACCTCGCCGGAAAGCTTTGA
- a CDS encoding ribose-phosphate pyrophosphokinase, producing MPTVIEPKLISGNANMPLAKAIARRMSAYRGMSVGLVDARVERFNDQEIFVEVFENVRGEDMFIIQPTSNPANDNLMELLIMADALRRSSAARITAVIPYFGYARQDRRTKARTPITAKLVANMIAEAGIERVLTMDLHAAQIQGFFDIPVDNLYASPVFALDILNHFHGRTGDVMVVSPDVGGVARARELAKRIGAPLSIVDKRREKPGEIAEMTVIGDVKGKTCIIVDDICDTAGTLCKAAEVLMDHGATEVHSYITHGVLSGPAVERVTGSVMKSLVITDSIEPTAPVKAADNIRVVPTAPMFAQAILNIWNGTSVSSLFETETLSPIYEGLL from the coding sequence ATGCCCACCGTCATCGAACCCAAGCTGATCTCCGGCAACGCCAACATGCCTCTGGCCAAGGCGATCGCGCGGCGCATGTCCGCCTATCGCGGCATGAGCGTCGGTCTGGTCGACGCGCGGGTCGAACGGTTCAACGACCAGGAAATCTTTGTCGAAGTCTTCGAGAACGTCCGCGGCGAGGACATGTTCATCATCCAGCCCACCTCGAACCCGGCCAATGACAACCTGATGGAACTGCTCATCATGGCCGATGCGCTGCGCCGGTCCTCGGCGGCGCGGATCACCGCCGTGATCCCCTATTTCGGCTATGCCCGCCAGGACCGCCGCACCAAGGCGCGCACGCCGATCACCGCCAAGCTGGTGGCCAACATGATCGCCGAGGCGGGTATCGAACGGGTGCTGACGATGGATCTGCACGCCGCGCAGATCCAGGGTTTCTTCGACATCCCGGTCGACAACCTCTATGCCAGCCCGGTCTTCGCGCTGGACATCCTGAACCATTTTCACGGCCGGACCGGCGACGTGATGGTGGTGTCGCCCGATGTCGGCGGCGTGGCGCGCGCGCGCGAATTGGCCAAGCGGATCGGCGCGCCGCTGTCGATCGTCGACAAGCGCCGCGAAAAGCCGGGCGAGATCGCCGAGATGACGGTGATCGGCGACGTCAAGGGCAAGACCTGCATCATCGTCGACGACATCTGCGACACCGCCGGCACGCTGTGCAAGGCGGCCGAGGTGCTCATGGATCACGGCGCGACCGAGGTGCATTCCTACATCACCCACGGCGTGCTGTCCGGCCCGGCGGTCGAGCGGGTGACCGGTTCGGTCATGAAATCGCTGGTCATCACCGACAGCATCGAGCCGACCGCCCCGGTCAAGGCCGCCGACAACATCCGCGTCGTGCCGACCGCACCGATGTTCGCCCAGGCAATCCTGAACATCTGGAACGGCACCTCGGTGTCGTCGCTGTTCGAAACCGAAACGCTCAGCCCGATCTACGAGGGCCTGCTCTGA
- a CDS encoding H-type lectin domain-containing protein — MKKFVGSLIGVDQGNEEVFSDFASGGEMWTGSGARERRKVVTFSEPFRTVPSVQVALSLWDMDQGANVRADVTADKITETGFDLVFRTWSDTRVARVRMSWLAIGEVASEDDWELY; from the coding sequence ATGAAGAAATTTGTCGGTTCTTTGATCGGCGTCGATCAGGGCAACGAAGAAGTGTTTTCGGATTTCGCCAGCGGCGGCGAGATGTGGACCGGATCGGGCGCGCGCGAGCGGCGCAAGGTCGTCACGTTTTCGGAACCTTTCCGGACCGTGCCCAGCGTGCAGGTCGCCTTGTCGCTGTGGGACATGGACCAGGGGGCCAACGTGCGCGCCGACGTCACCGCCGACAAGATCACCGAAACCGGGTTCGACCTGGTGTTCCGCACCTGGTCGGACACCCGCGTGGCGCGCGTTCGGATGTCGTGGCTGGCCATCGGCGAGGTCGCCAGCGAAGACGACTGGGAGCTTTACTGA
- a CDS encoding calcium/sodium antiporter: MVDLLLVAAGLTALIFGGDFLVRGSVSVAQALNVSPLVIGLTLVGFGTSTPELMTSLLAALRDAPGIAVGNVVGSNIANILLILGLAGLFAPIAVQTATLRRDGTMMVVASLAGLAIVAAGAVGRLAGGVMVMMLALYLLAVFLAERRSTATLVDVPETVPGQPIWRAGLVALGGLALTLVGANWLVAGAVAIAQEFGISEAVIGLTIVAVGTSMPELVTSVIAVRKGQGDVAFGNVVGSNIFNLLGILGVTALVQPLNVPPEIIRFDIWVMLGAALALIVFAATGKRLSQGEAGVFFAAYAAYLAVLITGAL, from the coding sequence ATGGTCGACCTGCTTCTTGTCGCCGCGGGCTTGACGGCCCTGATCTTTGGCGGCGATTTCCTGGTGCGTGGATCCGTGTCCGTCGCGCAGGCGCTGAACGTCTCGCCGCTGGTGATCGGTCTGACCCTGGTCGGGTTCGGCACCTCGACACCCGAACTGATGACCAGTCTGCTGGCCGCCCTGCGCGATGCTCCCGGCATCGCGGTCGGCAACGTGGTGGGCAGCAACATCGCCAACATCCTGCTGATCCTGGGATTGGCCGGGTTGTTCGCGCCGATCGCAGTGCAGACCGCGACGCTGCGCCGAGACGGCACGATGATGGTGGTCGCGTCGCTGGCGGGTCTGGCCATCGTTGCGGCCGGCGCCGTCGGCCGGCTGGCCGGCGGGGTCATGGTGATGATGCTGGCGCTTTACCTGCTGGCGGTCTTCCTGGCCGAAAGGCGCAGCACCGCGACGCTTGTCGATGTTCCCGAGACCGTTCCGGGCCAACCGATCTGGCGGGCCGGACTGGTTGCGCTTGGCGGCCTTGCGCTGACGCTGGTCGGCGCGAACTGGCTGGTCGCCGGCGCCGTGGCCATCGCGCAGGAATTCGGCATATCCGAGGCGGTGATCGGCCTGACCATCGTCGCCGTCGGCACCTCGATGCCGGAACTGGTCACTTCGGTCATCGCCGTGCGCAAGGGGCAGGGCGATGTCGCCTTTGGCAACGTCGTGGGCAGCAACATCTTCAACCTGCTGGGAATCCTGGGCGTGACGGCCTTGGTCCAGCCGCTGAACGTGCCGCCCGAGATCATCCGTTTCGACATCTGGGTCATGCTGGGTGCGGCCCTGGCGCTGATCGTTTTCGCGGCCACCGGCAAACGTCTCAGCCAGGGCGAAGCGGGCGTTTTCTTTGCCGCCTACGCGGCCTATCTGGCGGTGCTGATCACCGGCGCGCTCTGA
- a CDS encoding VOC family protein: MKYSATIDVPALDAGIAFYAGVFGFVETARPLSGYAVLTQGEQRLGIIQKEPGSRPVRTESEPRHWSPVHLDFHVEDFEAVLKAALAAGAVVDKRFDGGPHPAVAFCADPFGNGFCIVGPEGDAPD, from the coding sequence ATGAAATACAGCGCCACCATCGATGTGCCGGCGCTCGATGCCGGAATCGCGTTCTACGCGGGTGTGTTCGGCTTTGTCGAAACCGCGCGGCCGTTGTCCGGATATGCTGTGCTGACCCAGGGCGAACAGCGGCTGGGCATCATCCAGAAAGAACCCGGAAGCCGTCCGGTGCGGACAGAGTCGGAACCGCGCCATTGGTCTCCGGTCCACCTGGATTTCCATGTCGAGGATTTCGAAGCGGTTCTGAAGGCGGCCTTGGCGGCCGGAGCGGTGGTCGACAAGCGGTTCGACGGCGGCCCGCACCCCGCAGTGGCGTTTTGCGCGGACCCTTTCGGCAACGGGTTCTGCATCGTCGGCCCCGAGGGCGACGCGCCGGATTGA
- a CDS encoding F0F1 ATP synthase subunit epsilon gives MAETMQFDLVSPERSLMSAKVRSVQIPGADGDMTALPNHAPVITTLRPGILRVETESGMQEFVVTGGFAELGESLSVLAEKALPRADVDQATYDALVAEAQAAYSQTKDTFKNEPGPVDDAAKLLADMVAVGGEIGLSVKQPSL, from the coding sequence ATGGCAGAGACGATGCAATTCGACCTGGTCAGCCCCGAGCGCAGCCTGATGTCGGCCAAGGTCCGTTCGGTGCAGATCCCCGGTGCGGATGGCGACATGACGGCGTTGCCGAACCACGCGCCCGTCATCACCACGCTGCGCCCCGGCATTCTCAGGGTCGAGACCGAAAGCGGGATGCAGGAATTCGTGGTCACCGGCGGCTTTGCCGAGCTGGGCGAAAGCCTGTCGGTGCTGGCCGAAAAGGCGCTGCCGCGCGCCGATGTGGACCAGGCCACCTATGACGCGCTGGTTGCCGAGGCGCAGGCCGCCTACAGCCAGACCAAGGACACGTTCAAGAACGAACCCGGCCCGGTCGACGATGCCGCCAAGCTGCTGGCCGACATGGTCGCGGTCGGGGGCGAGATCGGGCTTTCGGTCAAGCAGCCTTCGCTCTGA
- the atpD gene encoding F0F1 ATP synthase subunit beta: protein MANAKGKVTQVIGAVVDVQFEDHLPAILNALETDNNGNRLVLEVAQHLGENTVRTIAMDATEGLVRGQTVTDLGTPIMVPVGNATLGRIINVVGEPVDEGGPVEAEEKRAIHQPAPEFVEQSTESEILVTGIKVVDLLAPYAKGGKIGLFGGAGVGKTVLIMELINNIAKVHSGFSVFAGVGERTREGNDLYHEMIESNVIKPDNLSESQVALVYGQMNEPPGARARVALTGLTLAEQFRDQSGTDVLFFVDNIFRFTQAGSEVSALLGRIPSAVGYQPTLATDMGAMQERITSTKAGSITSIQAVYVPADDLTDPAPATTFAHLDATTVLSRAISELGIYPAVDPLDSTSRLLDPAVIGEEHYNVARDVQGILQRYKSLQDIIAILGMDELSEEDKLTVARARKIQRFLSQPFDVAKVFTGSDGVQVPLEDTIKSFKAVVAGEYDHLPEAAFYMVGGIEDVIAKAERLAAEAA from the coding sequence ATGGCAAACGCTAAAGGAAAAGTGACCCAGGTCATCGGCGCCGTGGTCGACGTCCAGTTCGAAGACCACCTGCCGGCGATCCTGAACGCGCTGGAAACCGACAACAACGGCAACCGGCTGGTTCTGGAAGTGGCCCAGCACCTGGGTGAAAACACCGTGCGCACCATCGCGATGGACGCCACCGAAGGCCTGGTCCGCGGCCAGACCGTGACCGACCTTGGCACGCCGATCATGGTGCCGGTGGGTAATGCGACCCTGGGCCGGATCATCAACGTCGTGGGCGAACCCGTCGACGAAGGCGGCCCGGTGGAAGCCGAGGAAAAGCGCGCCATTCACCAGCCCGCCCCGGAATTCGTCGAACAGTCGACGGAATCGGAAATCCTGGTCACCGGTATCAAGGTCGTCGACCTGCTGGCGCCCTATGCCAAGGGCGGCAAGATCGGCCTGTTCGGCGGCGCCGGCGTGGGCAAGACGGTTCTGATCATGGAACTGATCAACAACATCGCCAAGGTGCACTCGGGCTTTTCGGTCTTCGCCGGCGTGGGTGAACGCACCCGCGAGGGCAACGACCTGTATCACGAGATGATCGAATCCAACGTCATCAAGCCGGACAACCTGTCGGAAAGCCAGGTGGCGCTGGTCTACGGCCAGATGAACGAGCCTCCGGGCGCCCGTGCCCGCGTCGCGCTGACCGGCCTGACGCTGGCCGAGCAGTTCCGCGACCAGTCCGGCACCGACGTTCTGTTCTTCGTCGACAACATCTTCCGCTTTACCCAGGCCGGTTCCGAAGTGTCGGCGCTGCTGGGCCGCATCCCGTCGGCGGTGGGCTACCAGCCGACGCTGGCCACCGACATGGGCGCGATGCAGGAACGCATCACCTCGACCAAGGCCGGTTCGATCACCTCGATCCAGGCCGTCTACGTGCCCGCGGACGACCTGACCGACCCCGCGCCGGCCACCACCTTTGCCCACCTCGACGCCACGACCGTTCTGTCGCGCGCGATCTCGGAACTGGGCATCTATCCGGCGGTGGACCCGCTGGATTCGACGTCGCGTCTGCTGGACCCGGCGGTGATCGGCGAAGAGCATTACAACGTCGCCCGCGACGTGCAGGGGATCCTTCAGCGCTACAAGTCGCTGCAGGACATCATCGCGATCCTGGGCATGGACGAACTGAGCGAAGAGGACAAGCTGACCGTGGCCCGCGCCCGGAAGATCCAGCGTTTCCTGTCGCAGCCCTTTGACGTGGCCAAGGTGTTCACCGGGTCGGACGGCGTTCAGGTGCCGCTGGAGGACACGATCAAGTCGTTCAAGGCGGTCGTGGCCGGCGAATACGACCACCTGCCCGAAGCGGCCTTCTACATGGTCGGTGGCATCGAGGATGTGATCGCCAAGGCCGAGCGCCTGGCCGCCGAAGCAGCCTAA
- a CDS encoding F0F1 ATP synthase subunit gamma, with protein MPNLKDLKNRIASVKSTRKITKAMQMVAAAKLRRAQDAAEQARPYSERFNAVMAALAASVGGSDSAPRLLAGTGKDDVHLLVVMTSERGLCGGFNSSIVKLAKTRIEALKAAGKTVKVLTVGKKGREQLRRDYGNLLIGHVDLTEVKTVGYGDAQGIAKDVLARFDAGEFDVATIFYNRFQSVISQIPTAQQIIPASYETEGAEEGASTLYDYEPDEEAILADLLPRGVATQIFTALLENGASEQGARMSAMDNATRNAGEMIDKLTIQYNRSRQAVITNELIEIISGAEAL; from the coding sequence ATGCCCAATCTTAAGGATCTCAAGAACCGGATCGCGTCGGTCAAATCGACCCGCAAGATCACCAAGGCCATGCAGATGGTGGCCGCCGCGAAACTGCGGCGGGCACAGGATGCAGCCGAGCAGGCCCGTCCCTATTCGGAACGGTTCAACGCGGTGATGGCCGCGCTGGCCGCGTCGGTCGGCGGGTCGGATTCGGCGCCACGTCTTCTGGCGGGCACCGGCAAGGACGACGTGCACCTGCTGGTCGTCATGACCTCGGAGCGCGGGCTTTGCGGTGGCTTCAACAGCAGCATCGTCAAGCTGGCCAAGACCCGGATCGAGGCGCTGAAAGCCGCAGGCAAGACCGTCAAGGTCCTGACCGTCGGCAAGAAGGGCCGCGAACAGCTGCGCCGCGACTATGGCAACCTGCTGATCGGCCATGTCGATCTGACCGAGGTCAAGACGGTCGGCTATGGCGACGCGCAAGGCATTGCCAAGGACGTTCTGGCGCGCTTTGACGCGGGCGAATTCGACGTCGCGACGATCTTCTACAACCGCTTCCAGTCGGTGATCAGCCAGATCCCGACGGCGCAGCAGATCATCCCGGCCTCGTACGAGACCGAGGGCGCGGAAGAGGGCGCATCGACGCTGTATGATTACGAGCCCGACGAAGAGGCGATCCTGGCCGATCTGCTGCCGCGCGGCGTCGCCACGCAGATCTTTACGGCATTGCTGGAAAACGGCGCGTCCGAGCAGGGCGCCCGGATGTCCGCGATGGACAACGCCACGCGCAACGCGGGCGAGATGATCGACAAGCTGACGATCCAGTACAACCGGTCGCGCCAGGCCGTGATCACCAACGAACTCATCGAAATCATTTCGGGCGCCGAGGCGCTCTGA